Proteins co-encoded in one Arachis hypogaea cultivar Tifrunner chromosome 11, arahy.Tifrunner.gnm2.J5K5, whole genome shotgun sequence genomic window:
- the LOC112720301 gene encoding TORTIFOLIA1-like protein 2: MSYHSLLSTKMKKPHSQQHNNHQSQAKTLFELKQKVVTALNKLSDRDTHQIGVEELDRTARSLTADSVSPFLSCLLDTDSDQKASVRKECVRLMATVAAVHGDLVLPYLPKMVSSIVRRLRDADSVVRDTCVDAVGVLASKIVNGCGGDRAFVAVVRPIFEALGEQNKNVQSGSAMCLARIVDITSDPPVAVLQKMLGRTLKLLKNPHFMAKPALVELNKSIIQGGGAPSENVLSTAIASIQEALKDSDWATRKAAAVALGEIGLSGASFLACLRASCIRSLESCRFDKVKPVRDAVLQALKYWRILPGPHTPEPSETGSSIKENTCRGDSADLSSTTESGQRDLKAQKVNTKSTMGRIPLSARKGGQNYAGNPQHLKDDWHVEIAVPRTHSIVEFHSLNEDSESSSVTKPLETISVEVTSVRDIGYEYVPMDDKQECSSVSNLTNDNFETKFLAASHECFIKNGFQKPLARSEQFGEEGSCNEQMYSIKSQNPRSSGSTITEQNPHAPHECCCVQLANDMICIQNQLSDMEIKQANMMHQLQMFTTGIMDALSTIQSRMVGLENVIDRLTQESVQGGRHSYSENSKFLRPSQNTASPRFSTCTPRPSVDIKGKLSGLSSNKKSESWEEKKTFSRSQPRNFAGDTTDSWKSYKPKNARNFTEKDMLNSSANDTRSMISTQVRKNDDVLSCATRAKPRIGCRVSNTNYWKCVKRLVSEGDLNSAYMESLCSGDELILVELLNKTGPVIESLSAKTVNVLLSTLASYILEGRFFNTIIPWLQQIVEMSTIHGPNCIALSIEVKEQLISAVQEAGDLTIISHAERRCATELAMKLHHIWSKINETS; the protein is encoded by the exons ATGAGTTATCATTCGTTGCTTTCAACGAAGATGAAGAAGCCACACTCGCAGCAACATAACAACCACCAATCGCAAGCGAAAACGCTCTTCGAGCTGAAGCAAAAGGTAGTTACAGCTCTCAACAAACTTTCCGACCGCGACACGCACCAGATCGGCGTCGAGGAGCTCGACAGGACTGCGCGCTCGCTAACCGCCGATTCCGTCTCGCCGTTCCTCTCCTGCCTCCTCGACACCGATTCCGACCAGAAGGCCTCCGTACGGAAAGAATGCGTCCGCCTTATGGCCACCGTCGCCGCCGTCCACGGCGACCTCGTTCTGCCGTACCTTCCGAAGATGGTGTCCAGCATCGTGAGGCGGTTGAGGGACGCGGATTCGGTGGTTAGGGACACGTGCGTGGACGCGGTTGGGGTTTTGGCGTCCAAGATTGTTAATGGCTGCGGCGGAGACAGGGCGTTTGTGGCAGTGGTGAGGCCGATATTCGAGGCGTTAGGGGAGCAAAACAAGAACGTGCAGAGCGGGTCGGCGATGTGCCTGGCGAGGATTGTGGATATTACTAGTGATCCTCCAGTGGCGGTTTTGCAGAAGATGCTTGGAAGAACTCTCAAGTTGCTTAAGAATCCGCACTTCATGGCGAAACCGGCACTTGTTGAGTTGAATAAGAGCATTATCCAG ggTGGGGGAGCTCCGTCGGAGAATGTGCTGTCCACTGCTATTGCTAGCATCCAAGAGGCCCTAAAGGACAGTGATTGGGCGACACGCAAAGCGGCTGCCGTGGCACTAGGAGAGATTGGTTTGAGTGGTGCTTCTTTCTTGGCATGTTTAAGGGCTTCCTGTATTCGTTCTCTTGAGTCATGTAGATTCGACAAG GTGAAACCAGTGAGGGATGCTGTTTTGCAAGCACTTAAGTATTGGAGAATTCTTCCAGGCCCTCATACTCCTGAGCCTTCTGAAACAGGATCCTCCATAAAAG AAAACACATGCAGAGGTGACTCGGCTGATCTTAGTAGTACAACCGAATCtggacagagagatctcaaggccCAAAAGGTTAACACAAAATCAACTATGGGAAGAATTCCTCTGTCTGCTAGAAAGGGAGGTCAAAATTATGCTGGAAATCCTCAGCATCTCAAAGACGATTGGCATGTTGAAATTGCAGTGCCTAGAACTCATTCTATAGTGGAATTCCATAGCCTGAATGAAGATTCTGAGAGTAGTTCTGTCACCAAGCCATTAGAAACAATTAGTGTAGAAGTTACAAGCGTGCGCGACATTGGTTATGAATATGTTCCTATGGATGACAAGCAGGAGTGCTCTTCTGTCTCTAATCTTACCAATGATAACTTTGAGACCAAGTTTTTAGCTGCTTCTCATGAATGCTTTATAAAGAATGGATTTCAGAAGCCACTCGCAAGAAGTGAACAGTTTGGTGAAGAAGGAAGTTGTAATGAACAAATGTACTCCATAAAGTCTCAGAATCCTAGAAGTTCCGGTTCTACAATAACAGAGCAAAATCCCCATGCTCCACATGAATGTTGTTGTGTTCAACTTGCAAATGATATGATCTGTATTCAGAATCAGCTTTCGGATATGGAAATCAAACAGGCAAACATGATGCATCAGTTACAG ATGTTTACAACCGGCATAATGGATGCTCTTTCTACAATCCAATCAAGAATGGTAGGCTTAGAAAACGTAATTGATAGATTAACTCAAGAATCTGTGCAAGGAGGAAGACATTCTTATTCAGAAAACTCCAAATTTTTGAGGCCGAGTCAAAATACAGCTTCTCCTAGGTTCTCCACATGCACTCCAAGGCCATCTGTAGATATTAAAGGTAAGCTGTCTGGCTTGTCATCGAATAAAAAATCCGAAAGTTGGGAGGAGAAGAAAACATTTTCAAGGAGCCAGCCAAGGAACTTTGCTGGAGATACCACAGATTCATGGAAAAGCTACAAGCCAAAGAATGCAAGGAATTTTACAGAGAAGGATATGTTGAACAGTTCTGCGAATGATACACGCAGCATGATTTCTACTCAAGTGAGAAAGAACGATGATGTCCTTTCCTGTGCTACCAGAGCCAAACCCAGAATTGGTTGTCGTGTGAGTAATACTAACTACTGGAAATGTGTGAAACGGCTTGTGAGTGAAGGGGATCTAAACTCTGCATACATGGAATCTCTATGCTCTGGTGATGAACTTATACTTGTTGAGCTTCTGAATAAAACCGGTCCAGTTATAGAGAGTTTATCAGCGAAGACAGTCAATGTTCTTCTTAGTACTTTAGCATCATATATTCTTGAAGGAAGATTCTTTAATACGATAATCCCCTGGTTGCAGCAG ATTGTTGAAATGAGCACCATCCATGGACCAAATTGCATAGCTCTCTCCATTGAAGTCAAGGAACAGCTTATATCTGCAGTTCAGGAAGCTGGGGACTTGACTATTATCAGTCATGCAGAAAGAAGGTGCGCCACTGAATTAGCAATGAAGTTGCATCATATATGGAGTAAGATTAATGAAACTTCATAA
- the LOC112720995 gene encoding uncharacterized protein, giving the protein MIEGNYVAVKPWDQEFRSSENCFGATLVWIRIFGLPIWCYQEDAMLRVAAAVGIPVKVDLATKLAERERYARACVQIDLGLPMTKKILVEGIEYEVEYESLHLICDSCLKFGHDMKVCKTDINAGEGTNAKVISDVAKQPESSNSKNPIHVEKARFHFGKNLGDETVNVTVPDLVESDLQAVHVDHAQHEDLEGWTQVIRKGKYKMGQKPSPSTHQVQPKAKMTPNKATNTWTRPNHQRTTHATGSKVKLSRGINIRKPVSVASSETRHNVHHQQQGETTNDTVRKRLRPNSLQNLPVDKDGASTAGMVQVSTEKIGLQLESPLKLGFHCVGIEEAVGHRGGIWFLSSIANASCVVIDQIDQCHNRPWMAVGDFNEIVAPDESTGAYFSSHRASLLATTLDDCELFDLKVTGRRYIWYRAVQAGRDLAKRLDRALVNEAWMTMFPEGYSEILSRLHFDHCPILVRCHGSPRVKGSRPFRFQAAWATHPSYKHVISKAWNQEFGGITERLKMVQQASLDFNSKIFGNIFVQKKKLEYQIDQIQWRLEVTDVLSLRIKEAELREDYNRLLLQEELFWYQKSREQWVKYGDRNTKFFHLQTLVRRNHNRVHGLYVRDGSWSTDPDILQEEALSFYKNLFGTTEEVEVDCLGDVPMPTLSTEACARLIDPVSFAEVKSAVFSMSPFKAPGPDGFQAYFFREYWEIVGTEIWNIVRSAFLGEFLNPSIMKTLIVLIPKIDNPTFMKEFRPISLCNDKPWVALLRAKYLRNEGVLDGPVPCNASHVWKSISKAFSALKDVFSCLHNAIPTAEFCLGRGLALSSTCHRCQNGSESILHCLWECPSAKEVWNLLGLYSDNSNLHDWLYRGDAAIDPRHQLLFSVLTTD; this is encoded by the exons ATGATCGAGGGAAATTATGTGGCTGTGAAGCCTTGGGATCAAGAATTTAGATCAAGTGAAAACTGTTTTGGAGCAACTTTAGTGTGGATTAGAATTTTTGGATTACCAATTTGGTGCTACCAAGAAGATGCAATGCTCCGTGTTGCGGCTGCAGTTGGCATTCCCGTTAAGGTTGATTTGGCAACAAAATTAGCTGAAAGAGAACGATATGCTCGAGCCTGTGTTCAGATAGATTTAGGATTGCCAATGACTAAGAAGATTCTTGTTGAAGGTATTGAATATGAGGTTGAATATGAAAGTCTTCACCTTATTTGTGACTCCTGTCTCAAGTTTGGTCATGATATGAAGGTGTGCAAGACTGACATCAATGCAGGAGAAGGAACTAATGCCAAGGTGATCAGCGATGTAGCAAAGCAGCCAGaaagctcaaattcaaaaaaTCCAATACATGTGGAAAAGGCACGTTTTCATTTTGGCAAGAATCTTGGAGATGAGACTGTAAATGTTACTGTCCCAGATTTGGTGGAGAGTGATTTGCAAGCTGTTCATGTAGACCATGCACAACATGAGGATTTGGAAGGTTGGACTCAAGTGATTAGGAAAGGAAAGTATAAAATGGGTCAAAAGCCTTCTCCTAGCACCCATCAGGTCCAACCAAAAGCAAAGATGACTCCTAACAAGGCTACCAATACTTGGACAAGGCCTAATCACCAACGTACAACACATGCTACTGGATCCAAAGTAAAATTAAGCAGGGGCATCAATATTAGAAAACCAGTTAGTGTGGCTTCTTCGGAGACCCGGCACAATGTTCATCATCAGCAGCAAGGTGAGACAACAAATGACACTGTGCGAAAGCGTCTTCGCCCAAACTCTTTGCAGAATTTACCAGTAGATAAGGATGGAGCATCGACGGCGGGTATGGTGCAAGTTTCGACGGAGAAAATTGGGCTGCAACTTGAGAGTCCATTAAAG ttgggttttcattgtGTTGGTATTGAGGAAGCAGTAGGACACAGGGGTGGCATTTGGTTTTTATCTTCTATTGCTAATGCTTCTTGTGTGGTTATTGATCAAATTGACCAAT GCCATAATAGACCATGGATGGccgttggtgattttaatgagattgtgGCACCAGATGAGAGTACAggtgcttatttttcttctcacagAGCTAGTCTATTAGCTACTACTCTAGATGACTGTGAGCTCTTTGATCTTAAAGTGACTGGTAGGAGATATATTTGGTATAGAGCAGTTCAGGCTGGCAGGGACTTGGCTAAAAGGTTGGATAGAGCTCTAGTTAATGAGGCGTGGATGACAATGTTTCCTGAGGGTTATTCTGAAATTCTTAGCAGGCTTCATTTTGATCATTGTCCTATTTTAGTTCGTTGTCATGGTAGCCCTAGAGTGAAAGGTTCTCGTCCTTTTAGGTTCCAAGCTGCGTGGGCAACACATCCTTCTTATAAACATGTTATTAGTAAGGCTTGGAATCAAGAGTTTGGAGGCATTACTGAAAGGCTTAAGATGGTTCAACAGGCTTCTTTGGACTTCAACtcaaagatttttggaaatatttttgtgcaaaaaaaaaagcTGGAATATCAGATTGATCAGATTCAATGGCGTTTGGAGGTTACCGATGTGTTATCTTTGAGAATTAAAGAAGCTGAACTGAGAGAAGATTACAATAGGCTTTTATTGCAAGAGGAACTTTTTTGGTACCAGAAATCTAGAGAGCAGTGGGTCAAGTATGGGGATAGAAACActaaattctttcatcttcagactTTGGTGCGTAGAAACCATAATAGAGTACATGGATTATATGTTAGAGATGGGTCTTGGTCTACTGATCCAGATATTCTCCAGGAAGAAGCCCTCTCTTTTTACAAGAATCTCTTTGGTACAACGGAAGAGGTTGAGGTTGATTGTTTAGGGGATGTTCCGATGCCCACTCTAAGCACAGAAGCTTGTGCTAGGTTAATTGACCCTGTCTCTTTTGCGGAAGTTAAGTCAGCAGTATTCAGTATGAGCCCTTTTAAGGCTCCTGGTCCAGATGGCTTTCAAGCTTATTTTTTTAGAGAATATTGGGAGATAGTAGGCACTGAGATTTGGAATATTGTCCGGAGCGCTTTTTTGGGAGAGTTCTTAAATCCTAGCATCATGAAAACTCTGATTGTGCTTATTCCTAAAATTGATAACCCTACCTTTATGAAGGAGTTCAGGCCTATTAGCTTGTGTaat GACAAGCCTTGGGTTGCTCTATTGAGGGCGAAGTATCTGAGGAATGAGGGAGTTTTAGATGGCCCTGTCCCTTGTAATGCTtctcatgtttggaagagtatctcaAAGGCTTTTAGTGCTCTTAAGGATGTCTTCTCTTG tCTTCATAATGCTATTCCTACGGCAGAGTTTTGTTTGGGTCGTGGTTTAGCTTTATCTAGCACCTGTCATCGGTGTCAGAATGGTTCTGAATCCATTCTTCATTGTCTTTGGGAGTGCCCTAGTGCCAAGGAGGTCTGGAACCTTTTAGGCCTGTATTCAGATAACTCGAATTTACATGATTGGCTCTACAGAG GTGATGCTGCCATTGATCCAAGGCATCAGCTGCTTTTCTCGGTCTTAACAACAGATTGA